A segment of the Amycolatopsis thermophila genome:
ATCCAGGCCGTGGTGAGCCTCTTGTCGGAGCTGTCGGCGAAACCGGTGGTGCTCTACAACGAGGACTTCAACGTGCTCGCGTGGTCGGCGCCGCCCGCGCTGAAGATGACGCAACCGCCGGTCCTGCCGCCGCGGATCCGCGAGATGCCCTCGGTGCGGCAGACGCTGGCGACGCTGAGCGCCAGCCGCCCGTCGGCGGTGGTGCCGCAGACGCTCGCCGTCGGACTGGGCCGGCGGCACCTGATGTGCCGGCTGATCATCGAAGGGCAGGTCAGCGGGTACCTCGGCATCGTCGAGGTCGGGCGCGGCCTGGAACACCGGGACAGCAAACTCGCCGAACACGGCGCGACCGTGTTGTCGTTGCAGATCCTGTCCGAACGGCGGCAGGCCGAGGCCGAGGGCCAGGCCCGCGAGGACTACCTCTCGGACCTGCTGCACCGCACCCGGGACGCCGAGCAGCTGGTGCGCCGCGGGCCGCAGTTCGGGGTGGACCTGTCACAGCCGCACGTGCTGGTGCGGTTCTCGCTGGACAGCGCGAACCAGAGCGTGAGCGTGTCGGTGGGACGCAAACTCGTGGTGGAGCAGCTCGCGCGGGCGCTGGACGTTCCCGACCCGGCGGCGGTGAGCCTGCCCGGGGCGGTGATCGCACTGGTGCGACTGCCCGACGGGGCGGTTCCGGAGGACCTGCGGGACGCGGTCGGCCAGGTGCGGGCCGCGGTGGCGCCACGGCTGCGCGTGAGCACCGCGACGATCTCGGCCGTCTGCCGCAGCGCCGAGGATTTCCCCATGGCGCACCGGCAACTGCGCGAGATCGACGAGCTCGCCCGGTCGTTCGGGTGGCCGGGCGGTGTGCTGACCGCCGACGAGCTGGGGGTGTTCCGGGTGATCGCCGCGACCGGCCGGGTCAAGGAGGCGGTCCACTTCGCGCACGAGTTCATCCGCCCGCTGCAGGACGGTGACAGCGACGCGCTCCTGGACACCTGGCGGGCGTTCGTCGCCGCGCAGGGGCGGGTGCAGGCCACGGCCGCCGACCTGGGCGTGCACGAGAACACCATCCGGTACCGACTGGGCAAGATCCGCAGGCTGATCCAGCGTGATCCGTCCGGATTGGACTGTCTCCTGCAGGCGCGGCTGGCGTTCCAGATCCTCGACCTCGCC
Coding sequences within it:
- a CDS encoding GAF domain-containing protein yields the protein MRESIVSALPPARPATGPAWSCDGANETGHRERDVIAAFSEVTTEAITATRLEGLLGLLGRKLCHLLGVMRCSVYLRCDDGRFRGAAGYCERDGDISAAVQTQEAGIPGDHFSREVIETAAPVLISDVTSDPRPHHRTMEHWRVRAMLGVPLVFDDEVIGLIFVDNVDQDHVYTGEDVALAELFARLGALFLRQAMLNAHLKRKAAEVVRQKNTLAYLADVHQKLTNAVLDGASIQAVVSLLSELSAKPVVLYNEDFNVLAWSAPPALKMTQPPVLPPRIREMPSVRQTLATLSASRPSAVVPQTLAVGLGRRHLMCRLIIEGQVSGYLGIVEVGRGLEHRDSKLAEHGATVLSLQILSERRQAEAEGQAREDYLSDLLHRTRDAEQLVRRGPQFGVDLSQPHVLVRFSLDSANQSVSVSVGRKLVVEQLARALDVPDPAAVSLPGAVIALVRLPDGAVPEDLRDAVGQVRAAVAPRLRVSTATISAVCRSAEDFPMAHRQLREIDELARSFGWPGGVLTADELGVFRVIAATGRVKEAVHFAHEFIRPLQDGDSDALLDTWRAFVAAQGRVQATAADLGVHENTIRYRLGKIRRLIQRDPSGLDCLLQARLAFQILDLAGW